The following proteins are co-located in the Clavibacter capsici genome:
- a CDS encoding peptide deformylase encodes MTERQIRLFGDPVLKTVSSEIHEIDEGVRALVEDLLDSVRPDGRAGVAAAQIGVNLRAFSYNVGPAFGYVLNPVIEELRGEAVLVDEGCLSVPGLWFPTMRHPEAVISGLDLDGKPVRIEGTGVLAQAFQHEVDHLDGLVYLDRLDKQRRREAMKQVRESDWF; translated from the coding sequence ATGACTGAACGACAGATCCGCCTGTTCGGCGATCCGGTGCTGAAGACCGTCTCGTCGGAGATCCACGAGATCGACGAGGGCGTCCGCGCCCTGGTCGAGGACCTCCTCGACAGCGTGCGCCCCGACGGCCGCGCCGGGGTGGCGGCCGCGCAGATCGGCGTCAACCTCCGTGCCTTCAGCTACAACGTGGGCCCGGCGTTCGGCTACGTCCTGAACCCCGTGATCGAGGAGCTCCGCGGCGAGGCCGTGCTCGTCGACGAGGGGTGCCTCTCGGTCCCGGGCCTCTGGTTCCCGACCATGCGCCACCCCGAGGCCGTCATCTCGGGGCTCGACCTCGACGGGAAGCCCGTCCGCATCGAGGGCACGGGCGTGCTCGCGCAGGCCTTCCAGCACGAGGTCGACCACCTCGACGGCCTCGTCTACCTCGACCGGCTCGACAAGCAGCGGCGCCGCGAGGCCATGAAGCAGGTGCGCGAGTCCGACTGGTTCTGA
- a CDS encoding mycothione reductase, with protein sequence MTPTDQDPQQDEHYDLVVVGGGSGNSIVDERFADQRVLLVDDGAHFGGTCLNAGCIPTKMLVHVADVAAETRDGAALGIRASVDAVDWPAISARVFGRIDAISEGGREWRESGSENVTLLRESVGFEAPGVLVSASGQRITADRIVLAAGSRPRPLPAVYAPDPDIHDSDSIMRIAALPASLLIVGGGYVAAEFAHVFSHLGVHVTQVARSAHLLGNLDQDVSTRFTTLARTQWDVITDCEVEEIERDGDVLRSRLASGHLVETEAVLVALGRVPNTDTLAVANAGYDLHADGRIVVDAQQRVLADGEPVPGVFALGDISSDHQLKHVANHQARVVQHNLLHPDDLVGGAPGPVPQAVFSRPQIGSFGLTEAEAREAGPVVTIEQPYSSTAWGWALEDTTSFCKLVVDPRDGGTILGAHIIGSDSAALIQPLLTAASLGHRVTGLARAQYWPHPAVTEVVENALLSAESAVADWARENGGGVAPEGAGRS encoded by the coding sequence ATGACCCCCACGGACCAGGACCCGCAGCAGGACGAGCACTACGACCTCGTGGTCGTGGGCGGCGGATCCGGCAACTCCATCGTCGACGAGCGCTTCGCCGACCAGCGCGTGCTCCTCGTCGACGACGGCGCGCACTTCGGCGGCACGTGCCTCAACGCGGGGTGCATCCCCACCAAGATGCTCGTGCACGTGGCCGACGTCGCCGCGGAGACCCGCGACGGCGCGGCCCTCGGCATCCGGGCGTCGGTGGACGCCGTCGACTGGCCGGCCATCAGCGCCCGCGTCTTCGGGCGCATCGACGCCATCAGCGAGGGCGGCCGCGAGTGGCGCGAGAGCGGCTCCGAGAACGTCACGCTGCTGCGCGAGAGCGTGGGGTTCGAGGCGCCGGGCGTCCTCGTGTCCGCGAGCGGCCAGCGCATCACCGCCGACCGCATCGTGCTGGCGGCCGGCTCGCGTCCGCGCCCGCTGCCCGCGGTCTACGCGCCGGACCCGGACATCCACGACTCCGACTCGATCATGCGCATCGCCGCGCTGCCCGCCTCGCTGCTCATCGTGGGCGGCGGCTACGTGGCCGCGGAGTTCGCGCACGTCTTCAGCCACCTCGGCGTGCACGTGACGCAGGTCGCCCGCTCCGCGCACCTCCTCGGCAACCTCGACCAGGACGTCTCCACGCGCTTCACGACGCTCGCGCGCACGCAGTGGGACGTCATCACCGACTGCGAGGTGGAGGAGATCGAGCGCGACGGCGACGTGCTCCGCTCGCGCCTCGCGTCCGGCCACCTGGTCGAGACGGAGGCCGTGCTCGTGGCGCTCGGCCGCGTGCCGAACACGGACACGCTCGCGGTCGCGAACGCCGGCTACGACCTGCACGCGGACGGCCGCATCGTCGTCGACGCGCAGCAGCGCGTGCTCGCGGACGGCGAGCCCGTGCCCGGCGTCTTCGCGCTCGGCGACATCAGCTCCGACCACCAGCTCAAGCACGTGGCCAACCACCAGGCCCGCGTCGTGCAGCACAACCTGCTGCACCCGGACGACCTCGTCGGCGGAGCGCCGGGCCCGGTGCCGCAGGCCGTGTTCTCGCGCCCGCAGATCGGCTCGTTCGGGCTCACGGAGGCGGAGGCGCGCGAGGCGGGTCCCGTGGTCACGATCGAGCAGCCGTACTCGTCCACGGCCTGGGGCTGGGCGCTCGAGGACACGACGTCCTTCTGCAAGCTCGTCGTGGATCCGCGCGACGGCGGCACGATCCTCGGCGCGCACATCATCGGCTCGGACTCGGCCGCGCTCATCCAGCCGCTGCTCACGGCCGCGAGCCTCGGCCACCGCGTCACCGGCCTCGCGCGGGCGCAGTACTGGCCGCACCCGGCCGTCACCGAGGTCGTCGAGAACGCGCTGCTCAGCGCCGAGTCCGCGGTGGCCGACTGGGCACGGGAGAATGGGGGAGGCGTCGCGCCCGAGGGGGCCGGTCGATCCTGA